The Candidatus Phaeomarinobacter ectocarpi genome includes a region encoding these proteins:
- a CDS encoding SDR family NAD(P)-dependent oxidoreductase: MEPYKPLDRSIAGRTAIITGAASGMGRATAHLFAREGANVAVTDLEQGACDAVVAEIEAAGFKTAKAWVLDVGDPEAIKQVAAATAETFGGIDIVVNNAGLARPVPLGEDGYEDSWDLSLNVMLTSHQRMVQAALPHLRKSDAARIVNVASTEGLGATSMNSAYVAAKTGVIGLTRAMAVEFGKEGITANCICPGPIITGITAGISDEHKEIFSKRRTALRRYGIPEEVANITLSVVLPAASYLTGVVIPVDGGLTIRNA; this comes from the coding sequence ATGGAACCTTACAAGCCCCTCGACCGCTCAATTGCCGGACGCACAGCCATTATCACCGGCGCGGCCAGCGGCATGGGTCGCGCGACAGCCCATCTGTTCGCCCGCGAAGGAGCCAACGTCGCCGTCACGGATCTCGAGCAGGGGGCGTGCGACGCCGTCGTGGCTGAGATTGAAGCTGCAGGCTTCAAGACCGCCAAGGCCTGGGTGCTGGATGTGGGGGACCCCGAGGCCATCAAGCAAGTGGCGGCTGCAACCGCTGAAACCTTCGGCGGCATCGACATCGTGGTGAACAATGCAGGCCTCGCGCGCCCGGTACCTCTGGGCGAAGACGGATATGAAGACAGCTGGGACCTGAGCCTGAACGTGATGCTGACGTCGCATCAACGCATGGTGCAGGCAGCGCTGCCGCATCTGCGCAAGTCCGACGCAGCGCGCATCGTCAATGTGGCCTCGACCGAAGGTCTGGGGGCAACGTCGATGAACTCAGCCTATGTCGCCGCCAAGACCGGCGTCATTGGCCTGACCCGCGCCATGGCGGTGGAATTCGGCAAGGAAGGCATCACGGCCAATTGCATTTGCCCCGGTCCGATCATCACCGGCATTACGGCGGGCATCTCGGACGAGCACAAAGAGATTTTCTCCAAGCGCCGCACGGCCTTGCGCCGCTACGGCATTCCCGAAGAAGTCGCCAACATCACTTTGTCTGTCGTGCTGCCAGCCGCAAGCTACCTGACGGGCGTTGTCATCCCGGTCGACGGTGGTCTGACCATCCGAAACGCTTAG
- a CDS encoding choice-of-anchor D domain-containing protein — translation MAARGFAAALPALLLVIVAVGATTLPATTTHAQTINCTGGPATVVHPSSVQVFVDVSAGTCAINGPAVLNPADLGDVTVEIQQDFGVGRVAGTRHFAGGAGFFSRFQKCDFGDGDGDKGIGSCSSNNPPLNTNLTGTFEWDSTSIGAPFVTDRRLTMNYSVAANGGTITSAQVTILTPEINVTGNGQSIVSGDATPDAADHTSFGATAIAGGTVSRTFTVENSGDGDLELGFFSVSLAGAHAGDFSVTAQPPTGISPGSPRTFTVTFDPSAVGNRQATVSIANNDADEAPYTFAIEGTGQVLTPEIAVRGNGVEIASGDATPAAVDATDFGSTDIATGAQATVFTIANTGTGLLTLGANAVSLAGANAADFTVTAQPAVNVAAAGSTAFTLTFDPAAAGARVATVTINNDDADESPYTFAIQGTGQVGGTITLVQTVTGPDVTTEFSSSTAALNTTLTSVGGVATLTITAVPVGTHSVTAANLAALGYGITAISCNDSDSSADVPSASATIVLAGGETVVCTFVLVESRAATSRMIADFLGARGTFLLSNQPGSSRRTGRFSNNAGGSGTTGSLSAFGLSGPIPVPLQAAFSGETLNFASSHGWGAAVTRTLPGAEKRLGANDDAPDGKRPVLDLDKRTVWIEGTIAGFDDRQSEGTFGVVYAGADQLVTPEILLGALVQYDWFRQEQDTGGGKVTGRGWMAGPYATFRLDESLFADIRFAWGKSRNDITPLGTYTDTFDTTRWLGSGAFIGDFAYEDWSIQPTISLAYLRETQKRYTDSLGIDIPGQSVSQGEVTAGPRIGYSYLFEAGDRLDPFVSLEGAYVFGDDGLYSDGSLAKEVSGLRARLGYGLDWRNEAGQSLSVSGSYDGIGTDAKILGVSLKFSVPLN, via the coding sequence GTGGCAGCACGGGGATTTGCGGCCGCTCTGCCAGCCCTTTTGCTGGTGATCGTCGCCGTGGGCGCAACCACGTTGCCCGCAACGACCACCCATGCGCAAACAATAAACTGCACCGGTGGGCCAGCCACGGTTGTCCATCCGTCCTCAGTACAGGTGTTCGTGGATGTGTCTGCTGGCACATGCGCCATCAACGGGCCAGCAGTGCTTAATCCGGCTGACCTGGGCGATGTAACCGTCGAGATTCAACAGGATTTCGGTGTCGGCCGGGTTGCTGGCACCCGACACTTTGCTGGCGGCGCCGGCTTCTTTAGCCGCTTCCAGAAATGCGATTTCGGTGATGGCGACGGCGACAAAGGCATCGGCAGTTGTTCCTCAAACAACCCGCCGCTCAACACCAACCTGACCGGTACATTCGAGTGGGACTCCACGAGCATAGGCGCCCCATTCGTTACCGACCGCCGTTTGACAATGAACTACTCCGTCGCGGCGAACGGCGGCACCATTACGTCTGCCCAAGTCACAATCCTGACGCCTGAAATCAACGTGACCGGCAACGGCCAGTCAATCGTTAGCGGCGATGCCACGCCGGATGCCGCGGATCACACGTCGTTTGGTGCTACAGCCATTGCCGGAGGAACGGTCTCGCGCACATTCACCGTTGAAAACAGTGGTGATGGCGACCTCGAACTGGGCTTTTTCTCCGTCTCCCTTGCAGGCGCGCATGCGGGTGACTTCAGCGTAACAGCGCAACCCCCCACTGGTATATCGCCGGGGTCACCCCGCACATTCACCGTCACCTTTGACCCCAGTGCTGTCGGCAACCGTCAGGCGACCGTGAGCATCGCCAACAATGATGCGGACGAAGCGCCCTATACGTTTGCCATTGAGGGCACAGGCCAAGTGCTGACGCCTGAAATCGCTGTGCGCGGAAACGGCGTTGAGATCGCGTCTGGTGATGCAACACCTGCCGCCGTGGACGCAACTGATTTTGGCAGTACCGACATTGCCACAGGTGCGCAGGCCACCGTGTTCACCATCGCCAACACCGGCACCGGCCTGCTCACCCTTGGCGCAAATGCCGTCTCGCTCGCAGGCGCCAATGCCGCAGACTTTACCGTCACAGCGCAACCTGCGGTCAACGTGGCGGCAGCAGGGTCAACGGCCTTCACTCTGACCTTTGATCCCGCCGCTGCGGGCGCGCGCGTTGCGACAGTGACCATCAACAATGATGATGCGGATGAATCGCCTTATACCTTCGCCATACAGGGGACCGGGCAGGTCGGCGGGACCATCACGCTGGTCCAGACAGTGACCGGCCCGGACGTGACGACGGAGTTTTCCTCATCGACCGCCGCCCTGAACACGACCCTCACGTCTGTGGGCGGGGTGGCAACGCTCACCATCACTGCCGTTCCCGTCGGCACGCACTCGGTCACCGCAGCCAATCTTGCGGCGCTGGGCTATGGCATCACTGCGATCAGTTGCAACGACAGCGATTCTTCCGCCGATGTGCCCAGCGCATCCGCCACCATCGTGCTGGCCGGGGGCGAGACCGTGGTCTGTACATTCGTCCTTGTGGAGAGCCGCGCCGCAACCTCGCGCATGATCGCGGACTTCCTGGGCGCGCGCGGCACATTCCTGCTGTCCAACCAGCCTGGCTCCAGTCGTCGAACGGGACGCTTCAGCAACAATGCGGGCGGCAGCGGCACGACCGGGTCCTTGTCCGCATTCGGCCTTTCGGGACCCATACCCGTGCCCTTGCAGGCGGCGTTTTCCGGCGAGACGCTGAACTTCGCGTCTTCCCATGGCTGGGGCGCGGCTGTGACGCGCACCTTACCGGGCGCAGAAAAGCGGCTTGGTGCGAACGACGATGCGCCGGATGGCAAACGGCCAGTGCTCGATCTCGACAAACGTACAGTCTGGATCGAGGGCACAATCGCAGGCTTTGATGACCGCCAGTCCGAAGGCACCTTCGGTGTCGTTTATGCGGGCGCGGACCAGCTGGTGACACCAGAAATTCTGCTGGGTGCACTGGTACAATATGACTGGTTCCGCCAGGAGCAGGATACAGGCGGAGGCAAGGTGACCGGCCGCGGCTGGATGGCAGGGCCGTATGCCACATTCCGTCTGGATGAAAGCCTGTTCGCCGATATCCGGTTCGCCTGGGGCAAGTCACGCAATGACATCACGCCCCTTGGTACCTATACCGACACGTTCGACACCACCCGCTGGCTCGGCAGCGGTGCTTTCATTGGCGACTTCGCCTATGAGGACTGGTCCATCCAGCCGACCATCTCGCTGGCCTATCTGCGCGAAACCCAGAAACGCTATACGGACAGTCTGGGCATCGACATTCCCGGTCAGAGCGTGTCGCAGGGCGAGGTGACGGCTGGCCCGCGCATTGGGTATTCCTATCTGTTTGAGGCGGGCGACCGGCTGGACCCGTTTGTAAGCCTTGAAGGCGCCTATGTGTTTGGGGACGACGGGCTTTACTCCGATGGCTCCCTTGCCAAAGAAGTGAGTGGGTTGCGTGCGCGGCTTGGCTACGGGCTGGACTGGCGCAATGAGGCGGGGCAATCACTGTCAGTGTCCGGCTCATATGATGGCATCGGCACCGACGCAAAAATCCTCGGCGTTTCACTGAAATTTAGTGTCCCGCTCAACTGA
- a CDS encoding glutathione S-transferase family protein, giving the protein MLKLHFAPNSRAGRIMWLLEELELPYELNKMAFHPKDLKSDEHRARHPLGRIPVLDDGDVSIYESGAIVEYILERHKNGGLKPAVADAMYPEYLQWFHYCEGMVMPPINTIVVHTLLLPEDRRDATVLGQAQRLLTKAMGPIEDALEGRDYLIGDFSGADIMLGHSIFMANRMGCITDDMPNLKAYVARIAARPAFDKAINEQ; this is encoded by the coding sequence ATGCTAAAACTGCATTTCGCGCCAAACTCACGCGCCGGCCGCATCATGTGGCTACTGGAAGAACTCGAGCTGCCTTACGAGCTCAACAAGATGGCGTTTCATCCCAAGGATCTGAAGTCGGATGAGCACCGCGCCCGCCACCCACTTGGCCGCATCCCGGTTCTCGATGATGGTGACGTCTCGATCTACGAATCCGGCGCCATCGTTGAGTACATCCTGGAGCGCCACAAGAATGGCGGCCTGAAGCCTGCCGTCGCGGATGCGATGTACCCGGAATATCTCCAGTGGTTCCACTATTGCGAAGGCATGGTGATGCCCCCGATCAACACCATCGTTGTGCACACGCTGCTGCTGCCGGAAGACCGCCGGGATGCGACCGTGCTGGGGCAGGCGCAGCGTCTGTTGACAAAAGCCATGGGGCCGATAGAAGACGCCCTTGAGGGCCGTGACTATCTGATTGGAGATTTCTCCGGCGCTGACATCATGCTGGGCCACTCCATCTTCATGGCCAACCGCATGGGCTGCATTACCGACGACATGCCCAACCTCAAAGCCTATGTGGCCCGCATTGCCGCACGACCGGCCTTCGACAAAGCCATTAATGAGCAATAG
- a CDS encoding enoyl-CoA hydratase/isomerase family protein: MISLTRENDVFTLTMDAGENRWNTTFVRDIDKALDEVEASSGPAALVTRSTDTKFFSNGLDLEWRQDPSAHPEGGDADAFGAEFMALMGRFITLPVPTICAINGHAFGAGFMVALCHDIRIMREDRGFLCANEMAIGFRIPSAELALFRHKLSGSAFYETVQFSRRWGGPDALAAGVVQHVASMEVIPELAQQIAEQSAPLAANRELFGDQKQRLFGENSVLNLPHGAAHMLKNADQFG, from the coding sequence ATGATTTCCCTTACCCGCGAGAATGACGTTTTCACCCTCACCATGGATGCGGGCGAAAACCGCTGGAACACCACTTTTGTGCGTGACATCGACAAGGCACTCGACGAGGTGGAGGCGTCCTCCGGCCCGGCCGCACTTGTGACGCGGTCGACCGACACAAAGTTCTTTTCCAACGGGCTTGATCTTGAGTGGCGCCAGGACCCCTCAGCCCATCCGGAAGGCGGCGACGCGGACGCGTTCGGGGCAGAGTTCATGGCCCTCATGGGCCGCTTCATCACGCTGCCGGTTCCCACGATCTGCGCCATCAATGGTCATGCCTTTGGCGCTGGCTTCATGGTGGCTCTGTGCCACGACATCCGCATCATGCGCGAGGATCGCGGTTTCCTGTGCGCCAATGAAATGGCCATCGGTTTCCGCATCCCCTCCGCCGAGCTGGCGCTGTTCCGCCACAAGCTTTCGGGTAGCGCGTTTTATGAAACCGTGCAGTTTTCACGCCGCTGGGGCGGCCCGGACGCATTGGCGGCCGGTGTTGTCCAGCATGTTGCCTCCATGGAAGTCATTCCTGAACTGGCGCAACAGATTGCGGAACAGTCCGCCCCGCTGGCCGCCAATCGGGAATTGTTCGGTGACCAGAAGCAACGACTGTTTGGTGAGAACTCCGTCCTCAACCTGCCCCACGGCGCCGCCCACATGCTGAAGAATGCGGACCAGTTCGGCTAA
- a CDS encoding DUF2855 family protein, translated as MSQNFVVSRADLRDAKLASATPLEPAAGEVVLEIERFALTANNISYGMAGDMLGYWSFFPADEGLGRIPAWGIARVTKSAHADVKVGDKFFGYVPMSNEVLMTPVDVSARGFSDGAAHRAQLPAIYQEYLAVTPANGFDGKTDDLQCILRILFVTSMHMDDHFAANDFFGASTLIIGSASSKTGYGLAYLASKRPGIKVVGLTSSSNKAFVEGLGIYDTVLAYDEVEKLSQNEASVYVDMSGNRDVLTRIHTHLGDALKNSTGVGATHWDAPRDDAAELPGPTPDFFFVPTHMVEHRERDGLAGHDARIVEGSSAFYGAAKNWIDIQTHAFADMSDTYASLLKGVSPKDGHIVVAGS; from the coding sequence ATGAGCCAGAACTTCGTCGTCAGCCGCGCTGATTTGCGCGACGCAAAACTTGCTTCCGCCACACCGCTTGAACCAGCAGCAGGTGAGGTCGTGCTCGAGATCGAACGTTTTGCCCTGACAGCCAACAACATATCCTACGGCATGGCCGGGGATATGCTGGGCTATTGGAGCTTTTTTCCCGCTGACGAGGGCCTTGGCCGCATTCCCGCCTGGGGCATCGCGCGGGTTACCAAGAGTGCTCATGCGGACGTCAAAGTTGGCGACAAGTTCTTTGGCTATGTGCCCATGTCCAACGAGGTGCTGATGACGCCTGTGGATGTATCGGCGCGCGGGTTCAGCGATGGAGCGGCGCATCGGGCACAGCTGCCGGCGATCTATCAGGAATATCTGGCGGTGACACCGGCCAATGGCTTTGACGGCAAGACGGATGATCTGCAGTGCATCCTGCGCATCCTGTTTGTCACTTCAATGCATATGGACGATCACTTTGCAGCCAATGACTTCTTTGGTGCCTCCACGCTGATCATCGGCAGTGCCTCGAGCAAGACAGGTTACGGGCTTGCCTATCTCGCCAGCAAACGGCCGGGCATCAAGGTTGTTGGTCTCACGTCTTCTTCCAACAAGGCCTTTGTGGAGGGTCTTGGCATCTATGACACGGTTCTTGCCTATGACGAGGTGGAGAAGCTCAGCCAGAACGAAGCGAGTGTGTATGTGGACATGTCCGGCAATCGGGATGTCCTGACGCGCATTCATACCCATCTGGGCGATGCTCTCAAAAACAGCACCGGCGTTGGCGCAACGCACTGGGACGCACCGCGCGACGACGCCGCGGAACTGCCCGGCCCGACGCCGGACTTCTTCTTTGTGCCGACGCATATGGTCGAGCATCGCGAGCGCGACGGCCTGGCAGGACACGATGCGCGCATCGTTGAAGGCTCGTCTGCGTTTTACGGCGCTGCCAAGAACTGGATTGATATCCAGACGCACGCCTTTGCCGACATGAGCGACACCTATGCGTCCTTGCTCAAGGGTGTGTCGCCGAAAGATGGGCATATTGTAGTAGCAGGTAGCTAG
- a CDS encoding LysR family transcriptional regulator, translating into MKLDLNLLQVFDAVYSAGGITPAAKKLGLTQPAVSNALKRLREHLNDPLFERVGNTFVPTAEADRLAPIVHEALQSIDKGIAAVEPFDPSKSSRCFSMIAPDAVEPLILNKLLQQTMDQSPSITYDVKPLWGIDFDQELLNKTVDMGFSVFAQHGEKLKTAYLIDDEACIVVRADHPVYGDRDTFTLDDMEKVGLVTIAPQIRAMTHLEHELQARNVKRRFIAIMSRLWSIPYIVATTDLAGALPRRMAESFVDRMGLKIFSLPLERPVHHWYLVWHEDNDDDPAHTWLRGEIQTVFAELRGTDGGLLPRGV; encoded by the coding sequence ATGAAGCTGGATCTCAATCTGCTGCAGGTGTTTGACGCGGTGTATAGCGCCGGTGGCATCACACCCGCCGCCAAGAAGCTGGGGCTGACCCAGCCCGCGGTCAGCAACGCGCTCAAGCGTCTGCGCGAGCATCTCAATGACCCGCTTTTCGAGCGGGTCGGCAACACCTTCGTACCGACGGCGGAAGCCGACCGGCTGGCCCCGATCGTTCACGAGGCGCTGCAGTCCATCGACAAGGGCATCGCGGCTGTGGAGCCGTTTGATCCGTCAAAAAGCAGCCGCTGTTTTTCGATGATCGCGCCGGATGCCGTGGAGCCCCTGATCCTCAACAAGCTGCTGCAGCAGACGATGGATCAAAGCCCCAGCATCACCTACGACGTGAAACCCCTGTGGGGCATCGACTTTGACCAGGAGTTGCTCAACAAGACTGTCGACATGGGCTTCTCGGTGTTTGCCCAGCACGGGGAAAAACTCAAGACGGCCTATCTGATTGACGATGAGGCCTGCATTGTCGTGCGTGCCGACCATCCGGTCTATGGCGATCGCGATACGTTCACGCTCGATGATATGGAGAAGGTGGGGCTGGTCACCATCGCACCGCAGATACGTGCCATGACACATCTTGAGCACGAATTGCAGGCCCGCAATGTGAAGCGCCGCTTCATCGCCATCATGTCGCGCCTGTGGTCCATCCCCTATATCGTCGCTACGACCGACCTTGCCGGCGCCCTGCCGCGGCGGATGGCGGAGTCATTTGTGGATCGGATGGGTCTCAAGATATTCAGCCTGCCGCTCGAGCGCCCTGTACATCACTGGTACCTCGTCTGGCACGAGGACAATGATGACGACCCGGCGCATACATGGCTGCGCGGGGAAATACAGACGGTGTTTGCCGAGCTGAGGGGCACCGACGGCGGATTGTTGCCGCGCGGCGTCTGA